Within Nakaseomyces glabratus chromosome G, complete sequence, the genomic segment TATCCCGCTTATAGATGGATCGGcacatttcattttcttgtttACTAGTATATACCTTCGCAGAAGAAGCAGTTTTGCGTATTCATTTTAGGATGACTAGCACCGTATTTCATAAGAAGATTTGGTATTTTATCCTGGAGTCGCAGTTATCTTGCCCATGACGGTAACAGATTGTAGGCATGGTGCCACAACGTCATAGCTACAAATCGTTTGGTGTGAGTCTTACTGAGCCTTGCACTTTCGGGCATCGAAACGAATATCTAAGGGTTGGCTGGAAATCTCAAGGCATTGATGGGCATGGCTTTGCATAACTTAAATATGACTGATTGTCTCATCGCCTTTAACTTGCCTTAAATTTAAATGGTCATTGATTCTGTCAAATGCCTATGTACTTCAAGAAAGTTACTTTTCCATCTATTTGAATAGCAACATATAATCAGCATATTGCAGTATCTTGCATAGTTGGTATCTCATTGCGCTAcagaattaaaaataaaacatatTCTAGGAAGCATATTTCGTATTAACCGAAATCATCTGAATTGTACTAAGCACTTACAATACAAGTTTTGTATCTACTCCTCATAATATGTCTGGTCCAGGTGAAGACGGATTACCAAGTTACGAAGATGTGttgaaagaggaagagagACTGCAACAGAATCAACGGCCCCAGCATGGACAGGACTTGCCACCAAGTTATAGCAGACCACCACAGAGACCGCCGAGTGATACTAAGCAAAGACCAACCGAACCCCCTAGACCTAGTTCAAAGCCATCTAAATTGCCAAGTAGGCCAGGTGTTAAACCAGCTAATACGAAACCAGCCAAACCAGCCAAACCAGCTTCAAAGCCCACGCCGAGTGTCCAACCTAAACCATCTAATATACCATGGGTCTATCCAAAGGGTTATTATTGTGAGAAGTGTCGGAATACAGGgtacaaaataaaaaatggtaaatcATGTAAGCGTTGTTGGAGGCAGTTTGCCACTCGAAACAGTGCTACACCTATGGGAGGTCCAACAGTTGTAACAACACCGAACACTTATTACTCTGGCCTGCCGTTTGGTGACTATTTGCATCCGTTTTCACAGCCAACATATCAGTATGGTGCTCCCCCAATGCAAATAGGAGGACAAGCACCTATATATGTACGACCAGGTGATCCAAGATTAGGCGGAGTAGTATGTGGTGAATGTAGAGGTACCGGTAGAGTTCGGTTCTTTTTAGATGAGGATCTCTGTCCATTATGCAATGGTGTGGGAAGAATAGTTCGCTAACAAACAAGACAAATATGACATCAATGATGAATTACAATGATATAGACACGACACCTTTCACAAACGTACCTAGCACTAATAACCttgtataataataatattagtatCGAACTTTACATATAATTATCATCTAATATATCCAATCTGTCACATACTATGGAGCCTCCCCAAAATGCATTTAAAAAATGCCTTTACTAAGATTAACAGAGTAAAATATGGAAGACGGCAAATAAAATCATAAAAAACTAAATTACCAAGTGTAATACATCACATGATTATTTGTATAAAGGAatgtatttttcttttttaagtttttaTGTATTCTcctttttatattatgttTATACTTGTTTATGTTCATGATTTCCGAACGCTAAGTATTTGTTTCTAAAGCGAGAtgtgtattatttttgatctAAGAATTTTTTGGAAGAGGGTATAGTGGAGTGAGCAATGATTAGATATAGTGCAGTTGTTGCAGCTATAGCGTACCATTCATTTGGATTGTCTAtaattatttgaatttaaCATTTTCTTACACTTGCCCTATATCGTTTAACAGAAAATTTAGTTGTTCACCTATTTCGTTTAAGACCTTTCATCTCGAAACCCGAAAAAGCCCTCGACAGAAGTTGGTTTACATAACAGACACATGAAATATAAAGGCTTTATGAAAGGAATAATAGAATAAAAGATCCAATAACACTTCAATTAAAATCAATTAACTGTTTGCATAAAGAGGTGATTAACCAGAGGTGATAGATGTCTGAAATCAAGTCTGTTCTTTTAATTGGTGGTGCTGGATTCTTGGGTCTTCATCTGATCCAACAATTTTACGATGTTTCTCCAAGGCCTGATATCCacatttttgatattagaCCTCTTCCAGAAAAGATTTCAAAGCAATTCACATTTGATGTCAATGATATTAAATTCCATAAGGGTGATTTAACTTCTTCTGAGGATATTAAGAAGGCTATTCTGGCAAGTAAGTGTAATGTAGTTGTACACTCCGCTTCACCTGTCCATGGAGGTGCTGCTGAAGTCTATCACAAGGTTAACGTCACTGGTACCagaaatattattgatacCAGTAAGAAATGTGGTGTTAAAGCCCTAGTATATACCTCGTCTGCTGGTGTAATCTTCAATGGTCAAGATATTCACAATGCTGACGAGACATGGCCAATACCAGAAGTCCCAATGGATGCCTATAATGAAACCAAAGCTATTGCTGAAGATATGGTCCTGAAGGCTAATGATCCAGATAACGATTTCTTGACAATTGCGCTAAGACCAGCTGGTATATTTGGACCGGGTGATAGGCAATTAGTTCCAGGTTTGAGAACTGTTGCTAAGCTTGGTCAGTCAAAGTTTCAAATTGGTGACAACAACAACCTGTTTGACTGGACATATGCAGGTAATGTTGCTGACTCGCATGTTCTGGCTGCCAAGAAACTTTTAGATCCATCCACAGCTGCTAAAGTTTCTGGTGAAACTTTCTTTATTACTAATGATACACCAGCATACTTCTGGGCCTTAGCTCGTACTGTCTGGAAGGCTGACGGTCATGTTGATAAACGAGTTATTGTATTGAAAAGACCACTTGCCATTGTCGCTGGTTATCTATCTGAATGGGTTTCTAAACTTGTTGGTAAAGAGCCAGGTTTGACTCCATTTAGAGTCAAGATTGTATGTGCTTATCGTTACCATAATATTGCTAAGGCCAAGGAATTGCTCGGCTACTATCCTAAAGTGGATATTGAAGAAGGTATCAAGAAAACTCTGGCCTGGATGGATGAAGGTTTGTAAGTTATAAAGCCGCTTTATGTAACGATGAATAATTTAATCTCTAATGATATTTAAAATAGATTccttatattatatttctatatttatttttcttctggGCACTGATGTTATCTCTGGACTactatttatattttggaGACCAACTGTAGAACTCCCACAACATATTAAATAATGTCAGTGTACTAATTATGATTTTATGatttattctattttaatAAAGCAAATGGAATGCAGTTCCAAAACTACAAAGTGCTAGATACTACCTTTACATGTATCTCCAAGTTCCTGGACAGTATTTTCTAAAGTGTACATGaacttcaaaaacaaaccaTATGTGTCCTTTTCACTCAGCATAGCAGAATAGCGGATCAAGCGTTCAAATAGTCCTGGTACCGGCCTCAATTCGAATCACAAGGaataattttaataattAGATAGTTCAAAgattttatttaatttgttTACTTTCAAAGAGATAAGCGGATACTAATACAACTTATGGTTAGTCTTGGTCTTACACGTGATTGTCTATTATACCATATGTACTACTGTCCCCGAAGACAATTCAACCAATTAATTAGGGCGTGTGGTCTAGTGGTATGATTCTCGCTTTGGGCGAACATGGATAAAATCCGTGTGAACAATCACAAGCATGCGAGAGGCCCTGGGTTCAATTCCCAGCTCGCCccatttaatttttttttccgTTGAAGTTCATCATTGTCGAGTATATCATCTAAATTGTGAAAATGGGtttccaaatttttttgcttgCAGGGTAATAACGTACTGAATTTATgttgaaatatttcaagcgatgagcaagtattgaaaatatttttgattgttGAGTTAGTAGCTGTTGGTATCTGTTTCAAAGATTCATTCATTTAAGCGACCACAATTAAAGTGCATTGTTGTCATCGTCAATATAGGGTTTAACAGTCTTTTGGTTAATATTCAAGAGCTTATACATAATTGAACAATGGTGTCTCACTATGACAGGATGAAGAGGTCTTCCATTGCTCCTTATAGGAGAAGTAATGATAGTAGTAATAGAATTGATAAGAAGACTGGCAAGAAGGGGCATGGTCTGATGTCCAAGTTGAAGGATTTGGTATCTTTCGGTTGGGCGCAGGAGCATCACAAAGATAATGACTTTAGTGCCAGAGACActggaagagaaagaacTAATGTCAGTAAAGGATCCTATGCAGCAGTTCCAGGCGGCTTTTTTAGTTCTGATCAGAGTTCTTTTATATTAAGGGAGAGAAGTCGGATAATGAATGAATCAACGATGCATAGTGAAGCTGACACATCAAATGCCAAACTTGCCGACTTTTTTGCAAAGAAAGGGAATGAACCCTTATCTGAGATCGAAATGGAAGGTGTCTTAGCACTAATGCAAAAATCAAGAGGTGTTGCAGACGAATCCTCCTTTCTAGGTAACTCCTCAAGATTGCTTGGCGATATCTCCAACGCGAATGCGTCTCAAGTTTTAAGAACTGGTAATATCTCAACCTCTTCTGCTCTTAATGTTCCAAATTTTAAGCCAAGTACTGATGAAAGCAGGAACATAAATGCAAAAGAAGTCGAGAATAGTACAATTGTAAGCACACCATTAAAGAGGAAAAACTTCGACTATTCATCAATCAGATCACCATACCGTACTGTCATTTACAGATTTGATGACAGcaataagaagaaaatatcatCAGTTTTTGATAAGCCTGAATCATCTAGTCAAGAAGTTGACGAAACTCCTAAACCTTCTAACTCTAAACCTCTAAGCAACACCGCTTCTGCACTTGTTTCTTTGTTAAGCGACAAGGATGCTGCAAAAGAGTCGATTAAGCCAATGGCTAATCCATATACCTCCCATCTTACTGCTCTGAGGAAGTCTAGAGAAGATCTACCTAGTATCAATGATAAGATAACTGTTCCAAAGAGACGTCAAAGATCTGAAACAGAAGATAAAGAGGAAGCCAAAATCACATCCAGCAACGGAGAGGCCCAAGAAGACACAAATATACCAGAAGGAATAGCATCTAGGAAAAATGAGGAAGCACAGGATTCGTTCACCAAATATAAGCCTAtgcgttcttcatcattgcGTGATTCCGTCTCTTTAGCACATACAGAGTCAAATAACGAGAAACAAATGAATTCTCCAAAATTTGTTCCTGCTCCACTTGATAAGAATGAAACTAAGGAGACTGCAAAGTCCGATCTAACACTAACATCATCTGATAAACAATCAGAATCAAAACCATCCTTTTCCTTCCCTGTAAATTCCACAACCAAAAGCACTTTTATGGGTACTAAAAAGGAATCGACATCCCCTGCTGTCAATAGCCAGGCAGTCAAAAATGTTTCAAACAATGAAAccaaagaaatcaaacCACAGGTTCATGAATG encodes:
- the HUA1 gene encoding Hua1p (CAGL0G00550g~Ortholog(s) have cytoplasm localization), which codes for MSGPGEDGLPSYEDVLKEEERLQQNQRPQHGQDLPPSYSRPPQRPPSDTKQRPTEPPRPSSKPSKLPSRPGVKPANTKPAKPAKPASKPTPSVQPKPSNIPWVYPKGYYCEKCRNTGYKIKNGKSCKRCWRQFATRNSATPMGGPTVVTTPNTYYSGLPFGDYLHPFSQPTYQYGAPPMQIGGQAPIYVRPGDPRLGGVVCGECRGTGRVRFFLDEDLCPLCNGVGRIVR
- the ERG26 gene encoding sterol-4-alpha-carboxylate 3-dehydrogenase (decarboxylating) (CAGL0G00594g~Ortholog(s) have Golgi apparatus, endoplasmic reticulum localization), with amino-acid sequence MSEIKSVLLIGGAGFLGLHLIQQFYDVSPRPDIHIFDIRPLPEKISKQFTFDVNDIKFHKGDLTSSEDIKKAILASKCNVVVHSASPVHGGAAEVYHKVNVTGTRNIIDTSKKCGVKALVYTSSAGVIFNGQDIHNADETWPIPEVPMDAYNETKAIAEDMVLKANDPDNDFLTIALRPAGIFGPGDRQLVPGLRTVAKLGQSKFQIGDNNNLFDWTYAGNVADSHVLAAKKLLDPSTAAKVSGETFFITNDTPAYFWALARTVWKADGHVDKRVIVLKRPLAIVAGYLSEWVSKLVGKEPGLTPFRVKIVCAYRYHNIAKAKELLGYYPKVDIEEGIKKTLAWMDEGL
- the NUP60 gene encoding FG-nucleoporin NUP60 (CAGL0G00660g~Ortholog(s) have nucleocytoplasmic transporter activity, phospholipid binding, structural constituent of nuclear pore activity) is translated as MVSHYDRMKRSSIAPYRRSNDSSNRIDKKTGKKGHGLMSKLKDLVSFGWAQEHHKDNDFSARDTGRERTNVSKGSYAAVPGGFFSSDQSSFILRERSRIMNESTMHSEADTSNAKLADFFAKKGNEPLSEIEMEGVLALMQKSRGVADESSFLGNSSRLLGDISNANASQVLRTGNISTSSALNVPNFKPSTDESRNINAKEVENSTIVSTPLKRKNFDYSSIRSPYRTVIYRFDDSNKKKISSVFDKPESSSQEVDETPKPSNSKPLSNTASALVSLLSDKDAAKESIKPMANPYTSHLTALRKSREDLPSINDKITVPKRRQRSETEDKEEAKITSSNGEAQEDTNIPEGIASRKNEEAQDSFTKYKPMRSSSLRDSVSLAHTESNNEKQMNSPKFVPAPLDKNETKETAKSDLTLTSSDKQSESKPSFSFPVNSTTKSTFMGTKKESTSPAVNSQAVKNVSNNETKEIKPQVHECIYDFGNPTSSGFKKTDIDDTLVSKYRGQFVF